The proteins below are encoded in one region of Festucalex cinctus isolate MCC-2025b chromosome 2, RoL_Fcin_1.0, whole genome shotgun sequence:
- the krt18a.1 gene encoding keratin, type I cytoskeletal 18, which produces MMQQTSKQTTYSVRTSSGGKGSVYRAPTIHGGAGGSRVSISSSVRGGMGAGMGQVGGGFSSSVQVSGSGTNITGNEKFAMQNLNDRLANYLETVRNLEQANQKLEIKIKEAMAKSGPDFRDYSKYQAILDDLRRKVFDATMDNARLVLSIDNARLAADDFRVKFESELAIRQSVEADIVGLRKVIDDTNMSRMNLESEIETLKEELIHLKKNHDNEVQLLRSQIAQSGVHVDIDAPKGQDLAQIMAEIRAKYEKMAQKNQEELKAWHQSQMTEVQTEVNVNTEALKISQSELNDLRRQLQTLEIELESQRSLKLSLEGTLRDTEMRYNMDIESLNNIILGLEAELTQLRNSIQLQTQDYETLLNMKMKLEAEIATYRRLLDGGDFKLQDALEEQKSVKTKVMTVTQTLVDGKVVSSSTETKNL; this is translated from the exons ATGATGCAACAAACCTCCAAGCAAACTACCTACTCTGTGCGCACCTCATCCGGTGGCAAAGGCTCTGTGTACAGGGCCCCCACCATCCACGGTGGCGCCGGGGGGAGCCGTGTCAGCATCTCATCCAGTGTGCGCGGCGGGATGGGAGCGGGAATGGGCCAAGTAGGAGGGGGCTTCTCCAGCAGCGTCCAGGTGAGCGGCAGCGGGACCAACATCACCGGCAATGAGAAGTTCGCCATGCAGAACCTCAACGACCGCCTGGCCAACTACCTGGAAACGGTCAGGAACCTGGAGCAGGCCAACCAGAAGCTGGAGATTAAGATCAAGGAGGCCATGGCCAAGAGCGGACCCGACTTCAGAGACTACAGCAAGTACCAGGCCATCCTGGATGACCTGAGGAGGAAG GTGTTTGATGCCACCATGGACAATGCCCGCCTGGTCCTCAGCATTGACAACGCTCGCCTGGCAGCTGATGACTTCAGAGTGAA GTTTGAGTCCGAACTGGCTATCCGCCAATCTGTGGAGGCCGATATTGTTGGTCTGAGGAAGGTGATTGATGACACCAACATGAGCCGCATGAACCTTGAGAGCGAGATTGAAACCCTGAAGGAGGAGCTCATCCACCTTAAGAAGAACCACGACAAT GAAGTACAGTTACTTCGTAGCCAGATCGCCCAGTCAGGAGTCCACGTAGACATTGATGCTCCTAAAGGACAGGACCTCGCTCAAATCATGGCAGAAATAAGGGCTAAGTATGAGAAGATGGCACAGAAGAACCAAGAAGAACTAAAAGCATGGCATCAATCTCAG ATGACAGAAGTGCAGACGGAGGTCAATGTGAACACAGAGGCCCTGAAGATTTCCCAGTCAGAGTTGAATGACCTACGCAGACAGCTTCAAACCTTGGAGATCGAGCTGGAGTCCCAGAGGAGCTTG AAATTATCCCTGGAAGGCACGCTGAGGGACACAGAGATGCGCTACAACATGGACATCGAGTCCCTCAACAACATCATCTTGGGCCTGGAGGCTGAACTCACACAGCTtcgtaacagcatccagttgcAGACCCAGGACTATGAAACCCTGCTCAACATGAAGATGAAGCTAGAGGCCGAGATTGCTACTTACAGGCGGCTGCTGGATGGCGGAGACTTCAA GCTCCAGGATGCTCTGGAAGAGCAGAAGTCAGTGAAGACCAAGGTCATGACAGTGACACAGACCCTGGTGGATGGCAAAGTTGTGTCCTCCAGCACAGAGACCAAGAACCTCTAA
- the LOC144015106 gene encoding keratin, type I cytoskeletal 18-like, which translates to MESVIVKRNAERKAISTSYAPTVYGGAGGRGIQISTSTSGRRVSNRYSGMYESAGFVPGTMAIENEKFTMQQLNDRLASYMETVRSLEKANSKLEIKIREAIEKRGPLEGKDYSKYNAIIADLRAKILDRIKSNMKIAIALDNARLASDDFRIKMEYELSMCQTVEADVGRLRKILDDTNLIRLHLESDIESLKEELIKLKKDRDIDVAEMRAKISQVGVHVDVDAPKGQDISRVMEEMRATYEKIILKNAEEVKAWHESKITEVQVKVTEHTTALKEATTVLTETKRKYQTLEIELQSALSLLEALKATVQDIEMRKSMEMKKYNEIILRLQEELTRIRTEIQQDRREYELLLNIKVKLEAEIMEYRRLLDGEKDFRLDDALKKKTVETKVVTVTQTLVDGKVVSESKDVKSGVMVDP; encoded by the exons ATGGAGTCTGTGATTGTAAAACGGAATGCTGAACGAAAAGCTATTTCTACGTCATATGCTCCCACCGTGTACGGCGGGGCAGGTGGCCGTGGAATCCAGATCTCTACCTCCACCTCTGGCCGACGAGTTAGCAACAGGTACAGCGGCATGTATGAGTCCGCAGGGTTCGTTCCTGGAACCATGGCCATCGAGAATGAGAAGTTTACCATGCAGCAGCTGAATGACCGCCTGGCCAGCTACATGGAGACTGTGAGGAGTCTGGAGAAGGCCAACAGCAAGCTGGAGATCAAAATCAGAGAGGCCATCGAGAAAAGAGGTCCACTGGAGGGGAAGGATTACAGCAAATACAATGCTATCATTGCAGATCTGAGAGCAAAG ATTCTTGACAGGATTAAGAGCAACATGAAAATTGCTATCGCCCTTGACAACGCCCGCTTGGCCTCAGATGATTTTAGGATCAA gaTGGAGTACGAGCTATCCATGTGTCAGACAGTAGAGGCTGATGTTGGAAGACTGAGAAAGATTCTAGATGACACTAATTTGATCCGCCTGCACTTGGAGAGCGACATTGAATCGCTGAAAGAGGAATTAATCAAACTTAAGAAGGACCGAGACATT GATGTTGCTGAAATGCGTGCCAAGATCAGTCAGGTCGGAGTCCATGTGGATGTTGATGCCCCCAAAGGCCAGGACATATCAAGGGTCATGGAGGAGATGAGGGCTACGTATGAGAAGATCATACTAAAGAATGCGGAGGAGGTCAAAGCATGGCACGAGTCCAAG ATCACAGAAGTGCAGGTCAAAGTAACTGAGCACACCACAGCCCTGAAAGAAGCCACAACAGTACTAACTGAAACCAAGAGAAAGTATCAGACATTGGAGATTGAACTGCAGTCAGCACTGAGCctg CTAGAAGCCCTGAAGGCGACAGTCCAGGACATTGAAATGCGTAAAAGCAtggaaatgaaaaaatacaatgaGATCATTTTGAGGCTGCAGGAAGAGCTGACTCGGATTCGTACTGAGATACAACAAGACAGAAGAGAGTACGAACTCCTCCTCAACATCAAGGTCAAATTGGAGGCTGAGATTATGGAGTACAGGCGACTGCTGGACGGAGAGAAAGACTTCAG GCTTGACGATGCCCTCAAAAAGAAGACGGTCGAGACCAAAGTGGTGACGGTCACTCAAACTTTGGTGGATGGCAAAGTGGTGTCAGAGAGCAAGGATGTCAAGTCTGGTGTGATGGTGGATCCTTGA